From the genome of Fusarium keratoplasticum isolate Fu6.1 chromosome 11, whole genome shotgun sequence, one region includes:
- a CDS encoding Peptidase-S8 domain-containing protein: MPSLEVNGPELQALDAIRSFVVPLIDSSIAEGIKKTKNLVVQNSLGLLRFELHSLTFYITKGHELKDQEYEAFLQDLQPVLQLLEDFIHPQAAWPSKGEIPDPTSLNERRRYPKLHAIIQKASQSKNKLDLKAAINLPDSGDAARAACDIVTKFNANNYRRDNGDRSEFAHTQTDEKSTVFHADHPCIQHSRLCSSMFKAWAHHFGSSGCHYHHVGMLQACAVELDGPELQEVVQHKMFISTCEPKDKWQEVTCTIVGNLPEHASSLCEIEDICQTIGNSLSDEETLSLWICSERIWHDTEADPDIIDNLHILPTLSLQNILQKDPHRLGPNDRATLAYNLACTLLQIYSADMQQQEWGPGDIYFLHNPTEGTIHEPDYPFVASTFLSNRTPSEIKNRFPVLIHFAKLLLEIGLGQLFLPRRSRLEFQLMKWAQSAEANQSLIGSYLDAVMECLQAKKPRHMDDPIDEETQCRKVIFNLVSHLKKACHSYRALDRKRTQKVSMLDSTSTEPAVQHVSPQQNPLSHQDLSELLPKKRMFDEQKLHLCDADRSEIKSSIEFLSSAERFYDSSTSGLTFTPDIRIAILDTGIQTGNAFIKGAKHNRSGKDSPIKASKSFVSEHPDDECGHGTNVASLILRVFPEANLYVAKIARNLEQDGVDQMVEAIEWARSFNVHIINMSFSIPKTSAVKRIIREAEKDGVIVCVAASNNGANTGRSFPATLDTVLCIHANDGKGNKGSMSPEPEPNRDNLSTLGVAVPSVWENGVYLSGTSYATPVAAAIAAVILCFVEAAVAANQMPRESREETFDREGMKRILMSMTVLRDGYNCIVPWRRFLPPGAEQGVLIESIRNALN; this comes from the exons ATGCCCTCTCTTGAGGTTAACGGGCCCGAGTTACAAGCCCTTGATGCTATTAGAAGTTTTGTTGTGCCACTCATTGACAGCAGCATTGCTGAAGGTATCAAAAAGACCAAAAACCTCGTCGTTCAAAATTCGCTGGGCCTCTTGCGCTTCGAGTTACACTCACTTACTTTTTATATCACCAAAGGACATGAGCTCAAGGATCAGGAGTATGAGGCTTTTCTGCAAGACCTCCAGCCAGTCCTCCAGTTACTAGAGGATTTTATTCACCCGCAAGCTGCTTGGCCAAGCAAGGGTGAAATCCCAGACCCAACAAGTCTGAATGAACGGCGACGATATCCCAAGTTGCATGCCATCATTCAGAAGGCTTCACAAAGCAAGAATAAGCTCGACTTGAAAGCAGCGATAAATCTTCCTGATTCTGGAGATGCGGCCAGAGCAGCATGCGATATAGTGACCAAGTTCAACGCCAATAACTACAGACGAGACAATGGCGACCGCAGCGAGTTCGCCCATACCCAGACGGACGAGAAGTCGACAGTTTTTCATGCCGACCATCCTTGTATACAACATTCTCGGCTATGCTCATCCATGTTCAAAGCCTGGGCTCATCACTTTGGTTCTTCTGGTTGTCACTATCATCATGTCGGAATGCTTCAAGCTTGTGCAGTTGAACTCGACGGCCCGGAACTCCAAGAGGTTGTTCAACACAAGATGTTCATCTCAACGTGTGAGCCCAAAGACAAGTGGCAAGAGGTGACTTGCACGATAGTCGGCAATCT ACCAGAGCATGCATCGAGTCTTTGCGAAATCGAGGATATATGCCAAACTATTGGAAACAGCTTGTCAGATGAGGAGACTTTGAGTCTTTGGATATGTTCTGAGAGGATCTGGCATGATACAGAAGCTGATCCAGACATTATCGACAATCTTCATATTTTGCCAACCTTGTCACTGCAAAATATTCTCCAGAAGGATCCGCACAGGCTCGGGCCAAACGACAGAGCAACTCTGGCATACAACCTGGCGTGTACGCTTCTCCAAATATACAGTGCCGACATGCAACAGCAGGAATGGGGGCCTGGAGACATATACTTCCTCCACAATCCAACAGAGGGTACGATCCACGAGCCCGACTACCCATTCGTTGCATCTACCTTTTTGTCAAATCGAACACCAAGCGAGATCAAGAATAGGTTCCCAGTGCTCATTCACTTTGCCAAGCTACTCCTGGAGATCGGGCTGGGCCAGCTCTTCCTGCCCAGACGTTCCCGGTTGGAATTCCAGCTGATGAAATGGGCACAGAGTGCTGAGGCCAACCAGTCTCTGATAGGGAGTTATCTCGACGCCGTCATGGAGTGTCTTCAAGCTAAAAAGCCAAGACATATGGATGATCCTATCGATGAGGAAACACAGTGCCGAAAAGTCATTTTCAACCTTGTCTCCCACCTAAAAAAGGCCTGCCACAGCTACCGTGCTCTGGATCGTAAGCGGACACAGAAGGTGTCGATGTTGGACTCAACATCAACGGAACCGGCAGTTCAACACGTGTCACCTCAACAGAATCCACTCTCCCATCAAGATCTTTCGGAGCTATTGCCCAAGAAGAGAATGTTTGATGAGCAGAAGCTCCATCTCTGCGACGCTGATCGGAG CGAGATCAAAAGTTCAATTGAGTTTTTGAGCTCCGCCGAAAGATTCTATGATTCTTCCACGAGTGGCTTGACTTTTACTCCCGACATACGAATCGCGATCCTTGACACCGGAATACAAACGGGTAACGCTTTTATCAAGGGCGCAAAACATAATCGTAGCGGCAAAGACTCTCCGATCAAAGCATCGAAATCATTCGTTTCCGAGCATCCAGACGACGAGTGCGGTCATGGCACGAATGTGGCATCTCTGATACTCAGGGTATTTCCGGAGGCCAACCTCTACGTTGCCAAGATTGCTCGTAATCTAGAGCAGGATGGCGTCGACCAGATGGTCGAG GCCATCGAATGGGCGAGAAGCTTCAATGtccacatcatcaacatgtCCTTCAGCATCCCCAAAACTTCTGCCGTCAAACGGATCATCAGGGAAGCTGAGAAAGACGGCGTGATAGTGTGTGTGGCTGCATCAAACAACGGTGCAAATACTGGGCGATCCTTTCCAGCGACCCTCGACACCGTCTTGTGTATTCATGCAAACGACGGTAAGGGCAACAAAGGCAGCATGAGCCCCGAGCCAGAACCTAATCGAGACAACCTCAGTACCCTGGGAGTGGCGGTCCCATCCGTCTGGGAGAATGGCGTTTATCTCTCAGGTACGTCATATGCCACCCCCGTAGCCGCCGCCATAGCCGCCGTGATCCTCTGCTTTGTAGAAGCAGCCGTTGCGGCCAACCAAATGCCACGCGAGAGCAGGGAAGAAACTTTTGATCGTGAAGGAATGAAAAGAATTTTGATGAGTATGACTGTCTTGAGGGATGGATACAACTGCATCGTTCCCTGGCGAAGGTTTCTGCCACCAGGTGCTGAACAGGGTGTGCTCATTGAGAGTATTCGAAACGCGTTGAATTGA